A genome region from Haliotis asinina isolate JCU_RB_2024 chromosome 11, JCU_Hal_asi_v2, whole genome shotgun sequence includes the following:
- the LOC137256391 gene encoding high mobility group nucleosome-binding domain-containing protein 5-like — protein MTKYMKGEGRRDDEIGEREGRRDDEIEEGEGRRVDEIHEGRGKERVGGLTRYMKGESRREDEIEEGEGRRDDEIEEGEGRRDDEIEEGEGRRVDGIEEGRG, from the exons ATGACGAAATACATGAAGGGAGAGGGTAGGAGGGATGATGAGATAGGGGAAAGAGAGGGTAGGAGGGATGATGAGATAGAGGAAGGAGAGGGTAGGAGGGTTGACGAGATACATGAAGGGAGAGG GAAGGAGAGGGTAGGAGGGTTGACGAGATACATGAAGGGAGAGAGTAGGAGGGAGGATGAGATAGAGGAAGGAGAGGGTAGGAGGGATGATGAGATAGAGGAAGGAGAGGGTAGGAGGGATGATGAGATAGAGGAAGGAGAGGGTAGGAGGGTTGACGGGATAGAGGAAGGGAGAGGGTAG